In Haladaptatus sp. QDMS2, a single window of DNA contains:
- the ilvA gene encoding threonine ammonia-lyase, whose translation MNSDSRDSVKDASAIVTAADIRTARDRLESVVHRTPLDSSTTLATECDAAGVHLKLENMQRTGSFKIRGAYNKLSQLDTETADNGVVAASAGNHAQGVALAGQLLDVDSTIVVPEITPAVKIEATRGYGAEVIVEGDIYEDSYERALDLTDERGAEFVHPFDDEAIIAGQGTVGFELAEQCPNVDTVLVSIGGGGLISGIATALEAYDPSVRVIGVQPAGAAHAKPSLEADEIHRLDDIDTVAEGIADARLLDRTFAVIRERVDDVVSVSDTDLAAATTLLAERAKTVVEPAGAAPVAALLSGAVDVAGEQVVAVVSGGNVNLTDHAALTRVGLEARGRYATARLLVDGWPTSLGPLTETIADEGAELVELERVERTAADPPNRTPVEVGIAGSSPVHLAGVLDALNEGTNVRVQSSNVEQK comes from the coding sequence GTGAATTCCGACTCACGTGATTCGGTGAAAGACGCGTCCGCAATCGTGACCGCAGCCGACATCCGTACCGCCCGTGACCGCCTCGAATCGGTCGTCCACCGAACGCCCCTCGATTCTTCTACGACCCTCGCCACCGAGTGCGACGCGGCAGGCGTCCACCTCAAACTCGAAAATATGCAGCGAACCGGCTCGTTCAAGATTCGAGGCGCGTACAACAAACTCTCGCAATTGGACACGGAAACCGCGGACAACGGCGTCGTTGCCGCGAGCGCGGGAAATCACGCTCAAGGAGTCGCACTCGCGGGGCAGCTGCTCGACGTGGATTCGACCATCGTCGTCCCCGAAATCACCCCCGCCGTAAAAATCGAGGCAACCCGTGGCTACGGCGCGGAGGTCATCGTCGAGGGCGACATCTACGAAGATTCCTACGAGCGAGCACTTGACCTCACTGACGAACGAGGGGCCGAGTTCGTCCACCCGTTCGACGACGAAGCCATCATCGCCGGCCAGGGAACGGTCGGCTTCGAACTGGCCGAACAGTGTCCCAACGTGGACACCGTCCTCGTCTCTATCGGCGGCGGCGGGCTCATCTCCGGCATCGCCACTGCACTTGAGGCGTACGACCCCTCAGTCCGGGTTATCGGCGTCCAACCAGCGGGGGCGGCCCACGCAAAACCGTCGCTCGAAGCGGACGAGATCCATCGCCTCGACGACATCGACACGGTGGCCGAGGGCATCGCCGACGCCCGGCTCCTCGACCGAACGTTCGCCGTCATCCGCGAGCGAGTCGACGACGTGGTCTCGGTGAGCGACACCGACCTCGCAGCGGCGACGACACTGCTCGCAGAACGGGCGAAGACAGTGGTCGAACCCGCGGGTGCAGCACCCGTCGCCGCGCTCCTCTCCGGTGCGGTGGACGTCGCGGGCGAACAGGTCGTCGCTGTGGTCTCCGGCGGGAACGTCAATCTCACCGACCACGCAGCACTGACGCGCGTCGGCCTCGAAGCGAGGGGCAGATACGCCACTGCTCGACTCCTGGTCGACGGGTGGCCGACCAGTCTCGGGCCGCTCACAGAAACGATAGCCGACGAAGGTGCTGAACTGGTCGAATTAGAACGAGTCGAGCGAACTGCCGCCGACCCACCGAATCGAACGCCCGTCGAGGTGGGCATCGCGGGGAGTTCCCCAGTACACCTCGCCGGCGTGTTAGACGCGCTCAACGAGGGGACGAACGTCCGAGTTCAGTCGTCGAATGTAGAACAGAAGTAG
- a CDS encoding NUDIX domain-containing protein has product MSVQRPAYVQKVCAYITRGDGELLVFKGPGHEGFQIPKGTIEPGEEPQSAVLREIAEETGLGAVNGTRHLATDVWTRRFSPPRKYIRHFFHATIHEPRDSWTHTVTGEGEEQGCAFEFSWVKLPSSDEFALSLDDYVDLLE; this is encoded by the coding sequence ATGAGTGTTCAACGTCCAGCTTACGTCCAGAAAGTGTGTGCCTACATCACGCGGGGTGATGGTGAGCTGCTCGTGTTCAAGGGGCCGGGACACGAGGGATTCCAGATTCCGAAGGGAACCATCGAACCGGGCGAAGAACCCCAGAGTGCGGTATTGCGCGAGATTGCTGAAGAAACCGGTCTCGGGGCCGTCAATGGAACCCGGCACCTCGCGACCGACGTGTGGACCCGCCGGTTCTCGCCGCCACGAAAGTACATTCGTCACTTCTTCCACGCGACGATCCACGAACCGCGCGACAGTTGGACGCATACCGTTACCGGCGAGGGCGAGGAGCAGGGATGTGCGTTCGAGTTTTCGTGGGTGAAATTGCCGTCGTCCGACGAGTTTGCGCTCTCACTCGACGACTACGTAGACCTCTTGGAGTAG
- a CDS encoding aminotransferase class III-fold pyridoxal phosphate-dependent enzyme, with amino-acid sequence MDRATAEPDADTLPGPNAKKWISFHSDHAAPSEYSHEFVWDIVAEADGPFVTDVDGNVLLDFTCHIGAAPLGYNNEKVLSKLREFDLVEPMKIAGQDMYFGVGPDPETAEFPVASHLMEKLVSVSSQYDMDTVFLSNSGAESVENAMKIAHDAKPNSKYAVSFEGSFHGRTVGTLSLTKSKEVYTRHYPEIAGVKTVPFCDCASPEACSCGFTAGDGSYLRGMLSPEGGHVNPEEVAFAILEPIQGVGGYRFPNEAFMQEVGDVCDTHDIPLVVDEIQSGVGRTGEMWAADHYPIEPDIISAAKGLRVGATISRTDIFPEEKNRLGSTFGGGDLLASMQGALTLDAIEEHDLLDNAVARGTQAQEFIRDAAPEYVEDVRGKGLMLAVEFDSPARRDAVVEAALECGLLTLGCGKKTIRLLPPLDVTEREIELGIGIFCDAIDAVSNAVPA; translated from the coding sequence ATGGACAGAGCTACCGCGGAACCCGACGCGGACACGCTTCCGGGCCCGAACGCGAAGAAGTGGATTTCGTTTCACTCGGACCACGCCGCACCCAGCGAGTACTCCCACGAGTTCGTCTGGGACATCGTCGCCGAGGCGGACGGCCCATTCGTGACCGACGTGGACGGAAACGTCCTCCTCGATTTCACCTGTCACATCGGCGCTGCACCGCTCGGCTACAACAACGAGAAAGTGCTTTCGAAACTCCGGGAGTTCGACCTCGTCGAACCGATGAAAATCGCCGGACAGGACATGTACTTTGGCGTCGGTCCAGACCCGGAGACGGCCGAGTTCCCCGTCGCGAGTCACCTGATGGAGAAACTCGTCTCGGTGTCGAGTCAGTACGACATGGACACCGTTTTCCTCTCGAATTCGGGGGCCGAGTCCGTCGAGAACGCCATGAAGATTGCCCACGATGCGAAGCCGAATTCGAAGTACGCCGTCTCCTTCGAGGGGAGTTTCCACGGCCGGACGGTCGGAACGCTTTCGCTCACGAAGTCGAAGGAAGTCTACACGCGCCACTACCCAGAGATAGCCGGCGTCAAGACCGTCCCCTTCTGTGACTGTGCGAGTCCCGAAGCGTGTTCCTGCGGATTTACTGCGGGCGACGGGTCGTACCTCCGGGGTATGCTCTCGCCGGAAGGCGGCCACGTCAACCCCGAAGAAGTCGCCTTCGCCATTCTCGAACCCATTCAGGGCGTCGGTGGCTATCGCTTCCCCAACGAGGCGTTCATGCAAGAAGTGGGCGACGTGTGTGACACCCACGACATCCCACTCGTGGTCGACGAAATCCAGTCCGGCGTTGGCCGCACCGGCGAGATGTGGGCGGCAGACCACTACCCAATCGAACCGGACATCATCTCCGCGGCGAAGGGGCTTCGCGTCGGCGCGACCATCTCTCGCACGGACATCTTCCCAGAGGAAAAGAACCGATTGGGGTCCACGTTCGGCGGCGGCGACCTCCTCGCGTCGATGCAAGGAGCACTGACGCTCGACGCTATCGAGGAACACGACTTGCTCGACAACGCCGTCGCACGCGGGACGCAAGCACAGGAATTCATTCGGGACGCGGCTCCCGAGTACGTCGAAGACGTGCGCGGCAAGGGGCTCATGCTCGCAGTCGAGTTCGACTCGCCCGCCCGCCGCGATGCCGTCGTCGAAGCCGCCCTCGAATGCGGCCTGTTGACCCTCGGCTGTGGCAAGAAGACCATCCGCCTGCTCCCACCGCTCGACGTGACCGAGCGCGAAATCGAACTGGGAATCGGCATCTTCTGTGACGCAATCGACGCGGTTTCGAACGCCGTGCCGGCGTAG
- a CDS encoding D-2-hydroxyacid dehydrogenase, translating to MTTQPDIVVLREGTEGLSMESYAEKLRERLPNQTVALARTPKEERELVADARIVTGITIDEDLLSNANRLSLFACTFAGTDHVPMDALEDHGVAVTNAGGIHAPGIAEQALGNMLVFTRRLHEGWRQKQRAEWRHFQSGELTGSTVTVIGLGSIGQTLVKRLDGFDVTTIGVRYTPEKGGPTDEVVGFEEDAIHDALARSDYVVVACPLNDLTQGLIGADEFATMPPHAVLVNTARGPIVDTDALVSALRSNKIRGAALDVTDPEPLPADHPLWTLENCLITPHTGGHTPKHWDRLADIVAENVARLEAGEELENQVQAP from the coding sequence ATGACCACACAGCCAGATATCGTCGTTCTCCGCGAAGGAACGGAAGGACTCTCGATGGAATCGTACGCCGAGAAATTGCGCGAGCGACTGCCGAACCAGACTGTTGCGCTCGCTCGCACGCCGAAAGAGGAGCGAGAACTCGTCGCCGACGCTCGCATCGTGACGGGCATCACGATCGACGAGGACCTCCTCTCGAACGCAAATCGGCTCTCGCTGTTCGCCTGCACGTTCGCCGGAACCGACCACGTTCCGATGGACGCGCTCGAGGACCACGGCGTCGCGGTCACGAACGCAGGCGGCATCCACGCCCCCGGCATCGCAGAGCAGGCGCTCGGCAACATGCTCGTGTTCACCCGCCGCCTCCACGAGGGGTGGCGACAGAAACAGCGCGCCGAGTGGCGCCACTTCCAGTCGGGCGAGCTCACCGGGAGTACAGTTACTGTTATCGGCCTCGGGTCCATCGGTCAGACGCTCGTGAAGCGACTCGACGGCTTCGACGTTACCACCATCGGCGTCCGCTACACCCCCGAAAAGGGCGGCCCCACTGACGAGGTCGTTGGCTTCGAAGAAGACGCTATCCACGACGCACTGGCGCGAAGTGACTACGTGGTCGTCGCCTGCCCGCTCAACGACCTGACGCAGGGACTCATCGGTGCAGACGAGTTTGCGACGATGCCACCCCACGCCGTCCTCGTGAACACCGCCCGCGGCCCAATCGTGGACACGGACGCGCTCGTCTCGGCACTGCGCTCGAACAAGATTCGTGGCGCGGCCCTCGACGTGACCGACCCCGAACCCCTGCCGGCTGACCACCCGCTCTGGACGCTCGAAAACTGTCTCATCACGCCACACACGGGCGGTCACACGCCGAAACACTGGGACCGACTCGCCGACATCGTCGCCGAAAACGTCGCGCGACTCGAAGCCGGCGAAGAGCTCGAAAATCAGGTACAAGCGCCGTAG
- a CDS encoding amidohydrolase codes for MGTRTDGRLTERRRAFHRYPEPAWCEFATTATLVSELRDIGVTDLAIGPDAYDPNDRMAVPDDDTLTEWFERARERGADPDVLSKLEGGNTGVVAVLERGEGPTVGLRVDIDGLYIEESAEKDHRPQSEGFGSETENTMHACGHDSHMTWGLATIEAIKTSDFAGTLVVFFQPAEEVSGGGYPMAESEYAAGIDYFFAVHIGLDHPTGELVAGIERPLAMCHVDVTIEGTSAHAGKAPNEGANAIQALGTAIENTYAIPRHADGMTRVNVGRVEGGTASNVIAEEVTAVAEARGETTDLMEYAFSRMESTFETAAEMHDCRADVEVVSKSPRADSDPELAGAVADVGRETSGIDTVLDSADFGASEDATFLMDRVQEEGGLATYLIVGTDHPTSHHTPTFDVDERSLEHGVDVLVESILRVAEGGT; via the coding sequence ATGGGAACCCGTACCGACGGTCGGCTAACCGAGCGCCGACGCGCCTTTCATCGCTACCCTGAACCAGCCTGGTGTGAGTTTGCCACTACGGCCACGCTCGTCTCCGAACTGCGGGACATCGGTGTCACGGACCTCGCAATCGGTCCAGACGCCTACGACCCGAACGACCGGATGGCGGTTCCGGACGATGACACGCTCACGGAGTGGTTCGAACGGGCGCGTGAACGTGGGGCCGACCCCGACGTGCTCTCGAAACTCGAAGGCGGCAATACCGGTGTCGTCGCCGTCCTCGAACGCGGCGAGGGGCCGACTGTCGGTCTCCGCGTGGACATCGACGGTCTCTACATCGAGGAATCGGCCGAGAAAGACCATCGACCACAGAGCGAGGGTTTTGGTTCGGAGACGGAGAACACGATGCACGCCTGCGGCCACGACTCCCACATGACGTGGGGACTGGCGACCATCGAGGCCATCAAAACGAGTGATTTTGCGGGCACGCTCGTCGTCTTCTTCCAGCCCGCAGAGGAGGTATCCGGCGGTGGCTACCCGATGGCAGAAAGCGAGTACGCGGCCGGTATCGACTACTTCTTCGCCGTCCACATCGGCCTCGACCACCCGACGGGCGAACTGGTCGCTGGTATCGAGCGCCCACTCGCGATGTGCCACGTAGACGTGACCATCGAAGGAACCTCCGCGCACGCGGGGAAGGCTCCGAACGAGGGAGCGAACGCGATTCAGGCGCTCGGCACGGCCATCGAGAACACCTACGCGATTCCTCGCCACGCAGACGGAATGACGAGGGTCAACGTTGGACGGGTCGAAGGCGGCACCGCGAGCAACGTCATCGCAGAGGAAGTCACGGCAGTCGCCGAAGCTCGGGGGGAGACGACCGACCTGATGGAGTACGCCTTTTCGCGCATGGAGAGCACGTTCGAAACCGCGGCCGAGATGCACGACTGCCGGGCCGACGTCGAGGTCGTGAGCAAGAGTCCGCGCGCCGACAGCGACCCCGAACTCGCGGGCGCCGTTGCCGACGTTGGCCGTGAGACGAGCGGCATCGATACCGTCCTCGACTCGGCCGACTTCGGCGCGAGCGAAGACGCGACGTTCCTGATGGACCGTGTCCAAGAGGAGGGAGGCCTCGCAACGTACCTTATCGTCGGAACCGACCACCCCACGAGTCACCACACGCCAACGTTCGACGTAGACGAGCGAAGTCTCGAACACGGCGTGGACGTGCTGGTTGAGTCGATTCTCCGAGTCGCGGAGGGTGGCACGTGA
- a CDS encoding M24 family metallopeptidase, protein MSRAVFEPSEYERRIERTKSRMAEEGLDALVVSDPANMNYLTGYDGWSFYVHQAVIITRHREEPVWVGRDMDANGARATTQLSEESILPYSDDHVQSPVDLHPMDFVAAVLEELGVDDGRIGLEMDAYYFTAKSYTRLKDNIPEAEFEDTTLLVNWVRIKKSEAELDYMREAARISENAMQAGLDAIDEGVPEYKPAKAIYNALIEGTEDYGGDYPSIVPLMPSGDHTGTPHLTWTDRRFENGDPVIIELSGCRNRYHSPLARTTYVGEPPEEMQDRAEIVVEGIQAALDAVEPGVTCESVEKAWRDTIAKYDIEKKDRIGYSMGLGYPPDWGEHTASLRPGDETVLEENMTFHTIPGLWFDDFGVELSETFRVTANGAEPLADFPRKLFST, encoded by the coding sequence ATGTCACGGGCTGTTTTCGAACCCAGCGAGTACGAGCGACGAATCGAACGGACGAAATCGCGGATGGCCGAGGAGGGTCTCGACGCGCTGGTCGTAAGCGACCCCGCAAACATGAACTACCTCACGGGATACGACGGCTGGTCCTTCTACGTCCATCAGGCGGTCATCATCACGCGACACCGCGAGGAACCCGTCTGGGTGGGCCGCGACATGGACGCAAACGGCGCACGGGCGACGACCCAGCTCAGCGAGGAGAGCATCCTCCCCTACAGCGACGACCACGTTCAGTCGCCAGTCGACCTCCACCCGATGGATTTCGTCGCCGCAGTTCTCGAAGAACTGGGCGTAGACGACGGCCGCATCGGGCTCGAAATGGACGCCTACTACTTCACGGCGAAGTCCTACACGCGTCTCAAGGATAACATCCCCGAGGCAGAGTTCGAAGACACGACGCTCCTCGTCAACTGGGTTCGCATAAAGAAATCCGAGGCGGAACTCGATTACATGCGCGAGGCCGCACGCATCTCGGAAAACGCGATGCAGGCAGGTCTCGACGCCATCGACGAGGGCGTTCCCGAGTACAAACCGGCAAAAGCCATCTACAACGCGCTCATCGAGGGCACCGAGGACTACGGCGGTGACTATCCGTCTATCGTCCCGCTCATGCCCTCCGGCGACCACACCGGCACGCCACACCTGACCTGGACCGACCGCCGGTTCGAGAACGGCGACCCGGTCATCATCGAACTCTCGGGGTGTCGCAACCGCTATCACTCGCCGCTCGCTCGGACGACCTACGTGGGAGAGCCACCCGAAGAGATGCAAGACCGCGCAGAAATCGTCGTCGAGGGAATTCAGGCCGCACTCGACGCCGTCGAACCCGGCGTCACCTGCGAGTCGGTCGAAAAAGCCTGGCGCGACACGATTGCGAAGTACGACATCGAGAAGAAAGATCGCATTGGCTACTCGATGGGTCTTGGCTACCCGCCGGACTGGGGCGAGCACACGGCCAGTCTGCGCCCGGGCGACGAGACGGTTCTGGAAGAAAACATGACGTTCCACACCATTCCCGGCCTCTGGTTCGACGACTTCGGCGTGGAACTGAGCGAGACGTTCCGCGTGACTGCGAACGGCGCAGAACCACTGGCGGACTTCCCACGAAAGCTGTTCAGCACGTAG
- a CDS encoding SIMPL domain-containing protein, whose protein sequence is MAEQTLVTAAIGQARAPPDKVRLQISAKAEDPDVGEARRKVARQATHLRETLVAKGVSKDRIRTIRFHVGERPPYQPREEATDDQPYWAEEVIEVAVHDIDHLDDVLTSAVEGVGVEVNDVTFTFRTETQRELERKALEDAVRTARKKAQAAAATEQLVVERVRSIVTDDTSRPQPVSMDLRTARGQESGSVESGPIEIYARVEVEYEIGPA, encoded by the coding sequence ATGGCCGAGCAAACTCTCGTGACGGCGGCGATAGGGCAGGCGCGCGCACCGCCAGACAAGGTGCGTCTCCAGATTTCGGCGAAAGCCGAAGACCCAGATGTGGGTGAAGCACGAAGAAAAGTCGCGAGACAGGCGACCCACTTGCGAGAAACACTCGTTGCGAAAGGCGTATCGAAAGACCGCATTCGAACGATTCGGTTCCACGTCGGAGAGCGACCACCGTATCAGCCACGCGAAGAAGCGACCGACGACCAGCCGTACTGGGCCGAAGAAGTCATCGAGGTCGCTGTCCACGACATAGACCACCTCGACGACGTGCTCACGAGCGCAGTGGAGGGCGTGGGCGTGGAGGTGAACGACGTGACATTCACCTTCCGAACCGAAACGCAGCGAGAACTGGAACGAAAAGCACTCGAAGACGCGGTTCGGACTGCGCGGAAGAAGGCTCAAGCGGCAGCAGCAACAGAGCAACTGGTCGTCGAACGCGTCCGGTCTATCGTCACAGACGATACATCGCGTCCACAGCCAGTTTCCATGGACCTCCGCACGGCGAGAGGCCAAGAATCTGGGAGCGTCGAGAGCGGCCCAATCGAGATTTACGCCCGCGTCGAAGTAGAGTACGAGATTGGACCGGCCTGA